One genomic window of Myxococcus stipitatus includes the following:
- a CDS encoding tetratricopeptide repeat protein, with protein sequence MTTRAKGRAETSPADDEFLQQIQRGAELLAANKTLESKEFLERAHQLQPRNEKAQNLLGLCYFKLGSFDRAAELYEMLVRDNPVDPTLRVNLGLVYLKTNALQRAVREFETATDLAPEHQKAQNYLGLALAQMGEYGRAREHFLLAGSDAMADKMSRAIAGETYSRATPAPVPPTAARAAPPPPADAPVPPAPATPEPGPEAEEEIRFAEDEGPSALNEGGATAAPEAAAEPAPVPQTPVPLTRLQLTRVAAPAASAAGAGDSASRRAGGPESATPLLAELAPSLALESAGPAGPFVLGRGSFSIAVAGEVLTRLDGLVAIQGQLAFQPEMKRFRGRATDKPFGDGGSRMVRARGRGMLHLEPAERRTLLAVDLGEDSAYFRDEYLFAFEEPVMFENGRVPSDIAPDLDLVHLRGQGRVLLSLPGPLRSVAVRPDEAVTVPLTHLVGWQGNLTPRVVPLLKSPTGEALRAAVELVGEGFALIALGLR encoded by the coding sequence ATGACGACGCGCGCGAAGGGGCGGGCGGAGACGAGCCCCGCTGACGACGAGTTCCTCCAGCAGATCCAGCGGGGCGCGGAGCTGCTGGCCGCCAACAAGACCCTCGAATCGAAGGAGTTCCTGGAGCGCGCCCACCAGCTCCAGCCCCGGAACGAGAAGGCCCAGAACCTGTTGGGCCTCTGCTACTTCAAGCTCGGCAGCTTCGACCGCGCCGCGGAGCTGTATGAGATGCTCGTGCGCGACAACCCGGTGGACCCCACGCTGCGGGTCAACCTGGGCCTCGTGTACCTGAAGACGAACGCCCTGCAGCGCGCCGTGCGCGAGTTCGAGACGGCCACCGACCTGGCCCCCGAGCACCAGAAGGCGCAGAACTACCTGGGCCTCGCCCTGGCGCAGATGGGCGAGTACGGCCGCGCGCGCGAGCACTTCCTGCTCGCCGGCAGCGACGCCATGGCGGACAAGATGTCCCGCGCCATCGCCGGGGAGACCTACTCGCGCGCCACGCCCGCGCCGGTGCCGCCCACCGCCGCGCGCGCCGCGCCGCCTCCGCCCGCCGACGCGCCCGTCCCCCCCGCGCCCGCCACACCGGAGCCAGGGCCCGAAGCGGAGGAGGAGATCCGCTTCGCGGAGGACGAGGGGCCCAGCGCCCTCAACGAGGGAGGCGCGACCGCCGCGCCCGAGGCCGCCGCGGAGCCCGCGCCCGTTCCCCAGACGCCGGTGCCCCTGACGAGGCTCCAGCTCACCCGGGTCGCCGCGCCAGCCGCCAGTGCCGCTGGGGCGGGGGACTCCGCGTCCCGTCGCGCAGGAGGGCCGGAATCCGCCACGCCGCTGCTCGCGGAGCTGGCGCCGTCGCTCGCGCTCGAGTCCGCCGGGCCGGCGGGCCCGTTCGTGCTGGGGCGGGGCTCGTTCTCCATCGCGGTCGCGGGGGAGGTGCTCACGCGGCTGGATGGGCTGGTGGCCATCCAGGGGCAGCTCGCCTTCCAGCCGGAGATGAAGCGCTTCCGGGGACGGGCGACGGACAAGCCCTTCGGGGACGGGGGCTCGCGCATGGTGCGCGCGCGCGGCCGGGGCATGCTGCACCTGGAGCCGGCGGAGCGACGCACGCTGCTCGCCGTGGACCTGGGGGAGGACTCCGCCTACTTCCGGGACGAGTACCTCTTCGCCTTCGAGGAGCCGGTGATGTTCGAGAACGGCCGTGTGCCGTCGGACATCGCGCCGGACCTGGACCTGGTCCACCTGCGGGGGCAGGGGCGGGTGCTGCTCAGCCTGCCGGGGCCGCTGCGCTCGGTGGCGGTGCGCCCGGACGAGGCGGTGACGGTGCCCTTGACGCACCTGGTGGGCTGGCAGGGCAACCTCACGCCCCGGGTGGTCCCCCTGCTCAAGTCCCCCACCGGGGAGGCGCTCCGGGCCGCCGTCGAACTGGTCGGTGAAGGTTTTGCCCTCATCGCCCTCGGCCTCCGCTAG
- a CDS encoding ABC transporter permease has protein sequence MIRLVRELYQYRGLLLSLVQRELKARYRGSFLGFLWTFLNPTLHMLVYALLFTVVMRQNTPNYAYFMFVGLLPWIWFSSSLSAGASAISDRRDLMTKVRFPAQVLPTTVVVTNLCNYVLSLPLMLLLGALYGQFPTWHVIAFPVVVAIQLVFTLSIVYILAAINVAFRDLQHIVNNILTLWFFTTPVLYQASTIQDEHMRLAVLTLNPMSSLLVSYQAMFYEHRLPDAGPLAALAVFSLVLLWGASMIFESRREDFAESI, from the coding sequence ATGATCCGCCTCGTCCGTGAACTGTACCAGTACCGGGGCTTGTTGCTCAGCCTCGTCCAACGGGAGCTCAAGGCGCGCTATCGCGGCTCGTTCCTCGGGTTCCTCTGGACGTTCCTGAACCCCACGCTGCACATGCTGGTGTACGCGCTGCTGTTCACCGTGGTGATGCGGCAGAACACCCCCAACTACGCCTACTTCATGTTCGTGGGCCTGCTGCCGTGGATCTGGTTCTCCTCGTCGCTGAGCGCGGGGGCCAGCGCCATCAGCGATCGCCGGGACCTGATGACCAAGGTCCGCTTCCCCGCGCAGGTGCTGCCCACCACCGTGGTGGTGACCAACCTGTGCAACTACGTGTTGTCGCTGCCGCTGATGCTGCTTTTGGGCGCCCTCTACGGGCAATTTCCCACCTGGCACGTCATCGCGTTCCCCGTGGTGGTGGCCATCCAGCTCGTCTTCACGCTGTCCATCGTCTACATCCTGGCCGCCATCAACGTGGCGTTCCGGGACCTGCAGCACATCGTCAACAACATCCTGACGCTGTGGTTCTTCACCACGCCGGTGCTCTATCAGGCCTCCACCATCCAGGATGAGCACATGCGGCTCGCGGTGCTGACGCTCAATCCCATGTCCAGCCTGCTCGTCTCCTACCAGGCCATGTTCTACGAGCACCGGCTGCCGGACGCCGGTCCGCTCGCGGCCCTGGCTGTCTTCTCCCTGGTGCTCCTGTGGGGCGCCTCGATGATCTTCGAATCCCGCCGCGAGGACTTCGCGGAGTCCATCTGA
- a CDS encoding lytic transglycosylase domain-containing protein yields MRAIPALLLAMLCLPSLAGAADSVYRYVEKDGTIVYTNVPPTGGKRATKMKGSFAQAPAKNVPVVGRSRTPPELDPHIAAAALRYRIPTALVRAIMHAESNFNSNALSHKGASGLMQLMPATASDMYVKDIFDERDNIEGGVRYLRVLANMFDGDMVKMIAAYNAGPDAVKRYGGKVPPYEETQGYVRKVLQLYYHYKERERPAESEPREPTSQNDDAREGAGGDEPR; encoded by the coding sequence ATGCGTGCCATTCCCGCGCTCCTCCTCGCCATGCTGTGCCTCCCGTCGTTGGCGGGGGCCGCCGACTCCGTCTACCGGTACGTCGAGAAGGACGGGACCATCGTCTACACGAACGTCCCGCCCACGGGCGGCAAGCGCGCCACGAAGATGAAGGGGAGCTTCGCGCAGGCCCCGGCCAAGAACGTCCCCGTCGTGGGGCGTTCCCGGACACCGCCGGAGCTGGACCCCCACATCGCGGCGGCGGCGCTGCGCTACCGCATCCCCACCGCGCTGGTGCGCGCCATCATGCACGCGGAGAGCAACTTCAATTCGAACGCCCTGAGCCACAAGGGCGCCAGCGGGTTGATGCAGCTCATGCCGGCCACCGCGTCGGACATGTACGTGAAGGACATCTTCGACGAGCGCGACAACATCGAGGGGGGCGTGCGCTACCTGCGGGTGCTCGCCAACATGTTCGACGGCGACATGGTGAAGATGATCGCCGCGTACAACGCCGGCCCGGACGCCGTGAAGCGCTACGGCGGCAAGGTGCCCCCGTACGAGGAGACGCAGGGGTACGTGCGCAAGGTGCTCCAGCTCTACTACCACTACAAGGAGCGCGAGCGGCCCGCCGAGAGCGAGCCCCGCGAGCCCACATCCCAGAATGACGACGCGCGCGAAGGGGCGGGCGGAGACGAGCCCCGCTGA
- a CDS encoding ParB N-terminal domain-containing protein gives MPGSPDGGSSSTSEQVSARGGEGAPEGGVSAEARPSSEESRAGEGESSAQATPTPEVTTSLEQAGAEAAVSGAASVEEPRSEAPEPPVAPVTPAEPEPAHVAGNGVSGTADGAQVASASDGGDGDSEEFEPLEAPEERLAGRVVTVLMPLERLEDDVSFRLRPEGDVSGLATDIARLGQLFPVDVRPLGGERFQLVCGFRRVAALRFLKRDAVQARVHTDLSDEDALLMSLAEAIHATPVEPEVLEAKREQLEAQGRLSAAVADMLEKALATEESLAPEGVEEEIDADELAADVSQRLGAINQDLSLLADVFASLDESRRAELLMQLRYSSELVAYLEGL, from the coding sequence ATGCCGGGATCTCCGGACGGGGGCTCGTCGTCGACGTCCGAGCAGGTCTCGGCGCGCGGCGGCGAAGGCGCGCCCGAAGGTGGGGTGAGCGCCGAGGCTCGGCCGTCGTCGGAGGAGTCCCGCGCGGGGGAGGGGGAGTCGTCTGCCCAGGCCACCCCGACGCCGGAGGTGACGACGTCCCTGGAACAGGCTGGCGCGGAGGCCGCCGTGAGCGGCGCCGCGTCCGTCGAGGAGCCGCGGAGCGAGGCCCCCGAGCCTCCCGTGGCCCCGGTGACGCCAGCGGAGCCCGAGCCGGCGCACGTCGCGGGCAACGGGGTCTCCGGGACGGCGGACGGCGCGCAGGTGGCGTCCGCCTCGGATGGCGGAGACGGGGACTCCGAGGAGTTCGAGCCGCTGGAGGCTCCCGAGGAGCGCCTGGCGGGGCGCGTGGTGACGGTGCTGATGCCGCTGGAGCGGCTCGAGGACGACGTGTCGTTCCGGCTGCGGCCGGAGGGCGACGTGTCGGGCCTGGCCACGGACATCGCCCGGTTGGGGCAGCTGTTCCCGGTGGACGTGCGTCCGCTCGGAGGCGAGCGCTTCCAGCTGGTGTGTGGCTTCCGGCGCGTGGCGGCGCTGCGGTTCCTCAAGCGCGACGCCGTCCAGGCGCGTGTCCACACGGACCTGTCGGACGAGGACGCGCTCCTCATGTCGCTGGCGGAGGCCATCCACGCCACGCCGGTGGAGCCGGAGGTCCTGGAGGCCAAGCGCGAGCAGCTCGAGGCCCAGGGGCGCCTGAGCGCCGCCGTGGCGGACATGCTGGAGAAGGCGCTCGCGACCGAGGAGTCGCTGGCGCCGGAGGGCGTGGAGGAGGAGATCGACGCGGACGAGCTGGCCGCGGACGTCTCCCAGCGGCTGGGCGCCATCAACCAGGACCTGTCGCTGCTGGCGGATGTCTTCGCGTCACTGGACGAGTCGAGGCGGGCCGAGCTGCTCATGCAGCTGCGCTACTCGTCGGAGCTGGTGGCCTACCTGGAGGGACTCTAG
- the nadB gene encoding L-aspartate oxidase, protein MPHRFDFLVLGGGVAGLSFALQAARHGTVAVLTKRERSESNTAYAQGGIASVLAPTDSFDAHIEDTLVAGAGLCHRDAVEVTVREGPGRIRELVQLGAEFDRHTTGEFDLTREGGHSARRIIHAHDLTGREVQRALLAKCDETPNITFFPNTAAIDLILDRHVPRPGTGRCLGVYALLENGSIERFLGRVTVLATGGAGKVYLYTSNPDVATGDGVAMAYRAGAQVANMEFYQFHPTCLYHPEAKSFLISEALRGEGGKLRLKGGQTFMERYHPLGALAPRDVVARAIDAEMKRTGDECVYLDMTHMGRAFLAERFPNIYATCKAFNIDIAVQPIPVVPAAHYQCGGVVTDLHGRTNVPGLYAIGEVTCTGLHGANRLASNSLLEGLVFGHRAVKMAVEELASLPTPREDPPEWDPGSAVESDESVVVSHNWDEIRRLMWNYVGIVRTDKRLMRARRRLQLLREEIRDYYWRFKVTRDVIELRNIADVAMLIVDCAARRKESRGLHYTLDYPHADDHHGPRDTILSREF, encoded by the coding sequence ATGCCCCATCGGTTCGATTTCCTCGTCCTGGGAGGCGGAGTGGCGGGCCTCTCGTTCGCCCTCCAGGCCGCCCGGCATGGCACCGTCGCGGTGTTGACCAAGCGGGAGCGCAGCGAGAGCAACACGGCCTATGCCCAGGGTGGCATCGCCAGCGTGCTCGCCCCCACCGACTCGTTCGACGCGCACATCGAGGACACCCTGGTGGCGGGCGCCGGCCTGTGCCACCGGGACGCGGTGGAGGTGACGGTGCGCGAGGGGCCCGGGCGCATCCGGGAGCTGGTGCAGTTGGGCGCCGAGTTCGACCGCCACACCACCGGTGAGTTCGACCTGACGCGCGAGGGGGGCCACTCCGCGCGCCGCATCATCCACGCGCACGACCTCACCGGGCGCGAGGTGCAACGCGCGCTGCTCGCCAAGTGCGACGAGACGCCCAACATCACCTTCTTCCCCAACACCGCCGCCATCGACCTCATCCTGGACCGGCACGTGCCCAGGCCGGGCACGGGGCGGTGCCTGGGCGTATACGCGCTGCTGGAGAACGGGAGCATCGAGCGCTTCCTGGGCCGGGTGACGGTGCTGGCCACCGGCGGCGCGGGCAAGGTGTACCTGTACACGTCCAACCCGGACGTGGCCACCGGTGACGGCGTGGCCATGGCGTACCGCGCGGGCGCGCAGGTGGCGAACATGGAGTTCTACCAGTTCCACCCCACCTGCCTGTACCACCCGGAGGCCAAGAGCTTCCTCATCAGCGAGGCGCTGCGCGGCGAGGGCGGCAAGCTGCGGCTCAAGGGCGGCCAGACGTTCATGGAGCGCTACCACCCGCTGGGCGCGCTCGCCCCGCGCGACGTGGTGGCGCGCGCCATCGACGCGGAGATGAAGCGCACCGGCGACGAGTGCGTGTACCTGGACATGACGCACATGGGGCGGGCCTTCCTCGCCGAGCGCTTCCCCAACATCTACGCCACCTGCAAGGCCTTCAACATCGACATCGCCGTGCAGCCCATCCCCGTGGTGCCGGCGGCCCACTACCAGTGCGGCGGCGTGGTGACGGACCTCCACGGGCGCACCAACGTGCCGGGCCTCTACGCCATCGGCGAGGTCACCTGCACGGGCCTGCACGGCGCCAACCGGCTCGCGTCCAACTCGCTGCTGGAGGGGCTGGTCTTCGGGCACCGCGCGGTGAAGATGGCGGTGGAGGAGCTGGCGTCGCTGCCCACGCCCCGCGAGGACCCGCCGGAGTGGGACCCCGGCAGCGCGGTGGAGTCCGACGAGAGCGTCGTCGTCAGCCACAACTGGGACGAGATCCGCCGGCTGATGTGGAACTACGTGGGCATCGTCCGCACGGACAAGCGGTTGATGCGCGCCCGGCGCCGGCTGCAGCTGCTGCGCGAGGAGATTCGCGACTACTACTGGCGCTTCAAGGTGACCCGGGACGTCATCGAGCTGCGCAACATCGCGGACGTGGCGATGCTCATCGTCGACTGCGCCGCGCGCCGCAAGGAGAGCCGGGGGCTGCACTACACGCTCGACTACCCCCACGCCGACGACCACCACGGCCCACGCGACACCATCCTCTCGCGGGAGTTCTGA
- a CDS encoding TIGR00730 family Rossman fold protein, translating into MRVRSVCVFCGSRPGNHPEYTEAARLLGTELARQGLTLVYGGASVGLMGTVASAALSAGGQVLGVLPDFLGAREIAHLGLTEFLRVGSMHERKALMAERSDAFIALPGGFGTLDELFEIVTWAQLGLHRKPMGLLDTRGFYQPLLAMARHMADAGFVPPEQALPFAVSDSPAELVARLLAGPTLTVTEKWLKRPEQT; encoded by the coding sequence ATGCGCGTGCGAAGCGTCTGCGTGTTCTGCGGCTCACGCCCCGGCAACCACCCGGAGTACACGGAGGCGGCGCGACTGCTGGGCACGGAGCTGGCGCGCCAGGGGCTGACGCTCGTCTACGGCGGGGCCAGCGTGGGCCTCATGGGGACGGTGGCGAGCGCCGCGCTGAGCGCGGGCGGCCAGGTGCTCGGCGTGCTGCCGGACTTCCTGGGCGCGCGGGAGATTGCCCACCTGGGCCTGACGGAGTTCCTCCGCGTCGGCTCCATGCACGAGCGCAAGGCCCTCATGGCGGAGCGCTCGGACGCGTTCATCGCCCTGCCCGGGGGCTTCGGGACGCTGGACGAGCTGTTCGAAATCGTCACCTGGGCGCAGCTCGGCCTGCATCGCAAGCCCATGGGGCTGCTGGACACGCGGGGCTTCTACCAGCCCCTGCTGGCCATGGCCCGGCACATGGCGGACGCGGGCTTCGTGCCGCCCGAGCAGGCCCTGCCCTTCGCGGTGAGTGACTCGCCCGCGGAGCTGGTGGCGCGGCTGCTCGCCGGCCCCACCCTGACGGTGACGGAGAAGTGGCTGAAGCGCCCCGAGCAGACGTGA
- a CDS encoding rhomboid family intramembrane serine protease, with protein sequence MSSGPRHILDDPRGPPGPEGPGGGPPFAPPASFKPVLPRPWVCYAIIGLSVLMFVLEEARVLPSFGTRTLPLLALYGPAVQAGQYWRLLGAAVEHGGILHLVFNMSVVVTLGFTLERGIGGLRFLGLSLVTALGASAFSLLFNFDTPMVGASGMILGWAGAMLSIATRQGRRELGIWLVQVAVLSLLPFVSWSGHLGGFLFGLPCGLALRMGRQVYARALPIILFLTAIVALYAAHPEKRGGF encoded by the coding sequence ATGTCCTCCGGCCCTCGCCACATCCTCGATGATCCGCGCGGACCTCCCGGCCCCGAAGGCCCGGGAGGAGGTCCCCCCTTCGCGCCCCCCGCCTCCTTCAAGCCGGTGCTCCCACGGCCGTGGGTCTGCTACGCCATCATCGGCCTGTCGGTGCTCATGTTCGTGCTGGAGGAGGCGCGCGTGCTGCCCTCCTTCGGCACGCGGACCCTGCCCTTGCTGGCGCTGTATGGCCCCGCGGTCCAGGCGGGACAGTACTGGCGGCTGCTGGGCGCCGCGGTGGAGCACGGCGGCATCCTCCACCTGGTCTTCAACATGTCCGTCGTCGTGACGCTGGGCTTCACGCTGGAGCGCGGCATCGGCGGCCTGCGCTTCCTGGGGCTGTCGCTCGTCACGGCGCTGGGCGCGTCCGCCTTCTCGCTGCTGTTCAACTTCGACACGCCCATGGTGGGCGCCTCCGGGATGATTCTGGGGTGGGCCGGGGCCATGCTCTCCATCGCGACCCGGCAGGGACGGCGCGAGCTGGGCATCTGGCTGGTGCAGGTGGCCGTGCTCAGCCTGCTGCCCTTCGTGAGCTGGTCGGGGCACCTGGGCGGCTTCCTCTTCGGCCTGCCATGCGGGCTCGCCCTGCGCATGGGCCGACAGGTGTACGCCAGGGCCCTGCCCATCATCCTCTTCCTGACGGCCATCGTCGCCCTCTATGCGGCCCACCCCGAGAAGCGCGGAGGCTTCTGA
- the bacP gene encoding bactofilin BacP, protein MATPKELNADAVNNTVVGPSILISGKLTGDEDLTVRGRVEGELTLSRTLIVEPSGVVKANVAVKNAIVSGVVVGNINATESVELTREGRMVGDIHAPRVIIVDGASFRGRVDMGDVEPGRLPAERPVVARPTAVTRPTTTPSRPSSTPPRPPTAPARPTQATVVSRPTPPPPPAARPPASKPLPPPPPPRAETRAAAPAPVAEQTASAEPPTPFAVGAGAKKKVVVKKKTR, encoded by the coding sequence AGACGCCGTCAACAACACCGTGGTGGGGCCTTCCATCCTCATCAGCGGCAAGTTGACGGGTGACGAGGACCTCACGGTCCGGGGCCGCGTGGAGGGTGAGCTGACGCTCAGCCGGACCCTCATCGTGGAGCCCTCGGGCGTGGTGAAGGCGAACGTGGCGGTGAAGAACGCCATCGTCAGCGGCGTGGTGGTGGGCAACATCAACGCCACCGAGAGCGTGGAGCTGACCCGCGAGGGCCGCATGGTGGGCGACATCCACGCCCCCCGCGTCATCATCGTGGACGGCGCCAGCTTCCGCGGCCGCGTCGACATGGGCGACGTGGAGCCCGGTCGGCTCCCGGCGGAGCGCCCCGTCGTGGCGCGCCCCACCGCCGTGACGCGTCCCACGACGACGCCGTCCCGGCCGTCGTCCACGCCTCCCCGCCCGCCCACGGCGCCCGCCCGGCCCACGCAGGCCACGGTGGTGTCGCGGCCCACGCCTCCGCCGCCGCCCGCCGCGCGTCCGCCCGCGAGCAAGCCCCTGCCGCCTCCCCCGCCTCCCCGGGCGGAGACGCGCGCGGCCGCTCCGGCCCCGGTCGCGGAGCAGACGGCCTCTGCCGAACCGCCAACGCCCTTCGCGGTGGGTGCTGGCGCGAAGAAGAAGGTCGTGGTGAAGAAGAAGACCCGCTAG
- a CDS encoding ABC transporter ATP-binding protein: MQEPIDAIVLRDVVKSFRKRTIRGEYTTFKSELLRWLRGQRKPREAGLITALRGINLSIPRGKTVAIIGRNGSGKSTLLKLITGIYAPTSGVMEINGRISALLDLGAGFHPDFSGRENILINGIILGMSRAEVRARMDEIIAFSELGEFIDEPVRTYSSGMYMRLAFAVATHVDPDILIVDEILAVGDEHFSKKSLAKMKEFKRQGKTIVLVTHDLYTVEQWCDQAAWIDGGYIRRVGRPADVVAEYKQAIALAEAQDVAFTPPALTEGGGALPQVYAAGAEAPVRLSGLRLTAPDGGVCEHLSPETPVEICVDFSAQGPCEGAEFEVALLGSDGELLYETSTRVESVRLPSELPSSGRMRLVLERLGLLAGSYVLQVTARTRGGGESTERRPFVVNSSLAERGVFRPVHHWVVEPVAAAPALVGNSHP; this comes from the coding sequence ATGCAGGAACCCATCGACGCCATTGTCTTGCGCGACGTCGTGAAGAGCTTTCGGAAGCGGACCATCCGAGGCGAGTACACGACGTTCAAGTCCGAGTTGCTCCGCTGGCTGCGCGGCCAGCGCAAGCCCCGGGAAGCGGGGCTCATCACCGCCCTGCGCGGCATCAACCTCAGCATCCCCCGGGGGAAGACGGTCGCCATCATCGGCCGCAACGGTTCGGGCAAGAGCACGCTGCTCAAGCTCATCACCGGCATCTACGCCCCCACCTCCGGGGTGATGGAGATCAACGGTCGCATCTCCGCGCTGCTGGACCTGGGCGCGGGCTTCCACCCGGACTTCTCCGGCCGGGAGAACATCCTCATCAACGGCATCATCCTGGGGATGTCGCGCGCCGAGGTGCGGGCGCGCATGGATGAAATCATCGCCTTCAGCGAACTGGGCGAGTTCATCGACGAGCCGGTGCGCACCTACTCCAGCGGCATGTACATGCGCCTGGCGTTCGCGGTGGCCACGCACGTCGACCCGGACATCCTCATCGTCGACGAAATCCTCGCCGTGGGCGACGAGCACTTCAGCAAGAAGAGCCTCGCCAAGATGAAGGAGTTCAAGCGCCAGGGGAAGACCATCGTCCTGGTGACGCACGACCTGTACACCGTGGAGCAGTGGTGTGATCAGGCCGCGTGGATCGACGGCGGGTACATCCGGCGCGTCGGCCGCCCCGCGGACGTGGTCGCCGAGTACAAGCAGGCCATCGCCCTGGCGGAGGCGCAGGACGTCGCCTTCACGCCTCCGGCGCTGACCGAGGGCGGCGGGGCGCTGCCCCAGGTGTACGCGGCCGGCGCGGAGGCTCCGGTGCGCCTGTCGGGGCTGCGGCTGACGGCGCCGGACGGTGGGGTGTGCGAGCACCTGTCTCCGGAGACGCCGGTGGAGATCTGCGTGGACTTCTCCGCGCAGGGGCCGTGCGAGGGCGCGGAGTTCGAGGTCGCGCTGCTGGGGTCGGACGGCGAGCTGCTCTACGAGACGAGCACGCGCGTGGAGTCCGTGCGGCTGCCCAGCGAGCTCCCCTCGTCGGGGCGGATGCGGCTGGTGCTGGAGCGGCTGGGGCTGCTGGCGGGCAGCTATGTGCTCCAGGTGACGGCGCGCACGCGCGGGGGGGGCGAGTCCACCGAGCGGCGTCCCTTCGTGGTGAATTCCTCGCTGGCCGAGCGCGGGGTGTTCCGCCCGGTGCACCACTGGGTGGTGGAGCCGGTGGCGGCGGCGCCCGCGTTGGTGGGCAACTCGCATCCCTGA
- the pgsA gene encoding CDP-diacylglycerol--glycerol-3-phosphate 3-phosphatidyltransferase: MATDRATRKQRKREERARRRAERKPSVLVQEFWNLPNMLTLGRILLIPPFVWLMYDADPLSSLFAGLVFALASITDVVDGYLARKWNLITVVGKFMDPLADKLIAMAALVMMVRLGRIAAWVVIVLLAREFIVSGLRTIAASEGMVIAAGQEGKWKTSLQLVGIISLCVHYVHPLQLGSFSTPVDYNLVGKVLVYLSGGFSVWSAVVYFRAFLAMLAKRGGEEPVAKSV; the protein is encoded by the coding sequence ATGGCCACGGACCGAGCGACCCGGAAGCAGCGCAAGCGAGAGGAACGCGCGCGCCGCCGCGCGGAGCGCAAGCCGAGCGTGCTGGTGCAGGAGTTCTGGAACCTGCCCAACATGCTCACGCTGGGGCGCATCCTCCTCATCCCCCCCTTCGTCTGGCTGATGTACGACGCGGACCCGCTCAGCTCCCTGTTCGCCGGGCTCGTCTTCGCGCTCGCCTCCATCACCGACGTGGTGGACGGCTACCTGGCGCGCAAGTGGAACCTCATCACCGTGGTCGGCAAGTTCATGGACCCGCTGGCCGACAAGCTCATCGCCATGGCCGCCCTGGTGATGATGGTGCGGCTGGGACGCATCGCGGCGTGGGTCGTCATCGTCCTCTTGGCGCGTGAGTTCATCGTCAGCGGCCTGCGCACCATCGCCGCGAGCGAGGGCATGGTCATCGCGGCGGGGCAGGAGGGGAAATGGAAGACCTCCCTCCAGCTCGTGGGCATCATCTCACTGTGTGTCCACTACGTTCACCCGCTCCAACTCGGCTCGTTCAGCACCCCCGTCGACTACAACCTGGTCGGCAAGGTGCTCGTCTACCTGTCGGGGGGCTTCTCCGTCTGGAGCGCCGTCGTCTACTTCCGGGCGTTTCTGGCCATGCTCGCGAAGCGAGGGGGCGAGGAACCGGTCGCGAAAAGTGTTTGA
- the pyrE gene encoding orotate phosphoribosyltransferase — protein MFADALVRDRARLLELLTQRSFERRRVVLSSGKESDFYIDCKRTALLAEGHFLIGRLFLDAIRREAPEAVGVGGLTLGADPLASAVSLTGYLSGYPLSAFIVRKEPKGHGTGQWIEGLSGLGAGAKVAIVEDVVTTGGSTLKAIERAQSEGLTVLGAFALVDRLEGGREAVEAAGHRLTTLFTRKDFIP, from the coding sequence GTGTTCGCGGATGCCCTGGTGCGTGATCGCGCGCGGCTGCTGGAGCTGCTCACCCAGCGCTCCTTCGAGCGTCGCCGCGTCGTCCTCTCGTCCGGCAAGGAGTCGGACTTCTACATCGACTGCAAGCGCACGGCGCTCCTGGCCGAGGGGCACTTCCTCATCGGCCGGCTGTTCCTGGACGCCATCCGCCGCGAGGCCCCGGAGGCGGTGGGCGTGGGCGGGCTGACGCTCGGCGCGGATCCGCTGGCCTCCGCGGTGAGCCTCACCGGCTACCTGTCCGGCTACCCGCTGTCGGCCTTCATCGTCCGCAAGGAGCCCAAGGGCCATGGCACCGGCCAGTGGATCGAGGGCCTGAGCGGGCTGGGCGCGGGCGCGAAGGTGGCCATCGTCGAGGACGTCGTCACGACGGGCGGTTCCACGCTCAAGGCCATCGAGCGGGCCCAATCCGAGGGGCTGACGGTGCTGGGCGCCTTCGCCCTGGTGGACAGGCTCGAGGGTGGACGTGAGGCGGTGGAGGCCGCGGGCCACCGGCTCACCACGTTGTTCACCCGCAAGGACTTCATTCCGTGA